One genomic window of Choloepus didactylus isolate mChoDid1 chromosome 27, mChoDid1.pri, whole genome shotgun sequence includes the following:
- the PRPF31 gene encoding U4/U6 small nuclear ribonucleoprotein Prp31 codes for MSLADELLADLEEAAEEEEGGSYGEEEEEPAIEDVQEETQLDLSGDSVKSIAKLWDSKMFAEIMMKIEEYISKQAKASEVMGPVEAAPEYRVIVDANNLTVEIENELNIIHKFIRDKYSKRFPELESLVPNALDYIRTVKELGNSLDKCKNNENLQQILTNATIMVVSVTASTTQGQQLSEEELERLEEACDMALELNASKHRIYEYVESRMSFIAPNLSIIIGASTAAKIMGVAGGLTNLSKMPACNIMLLGAQRKTLSGFSSTSVLPHTGYIYHSDIVQSLPPDLWRKAARLVAAKCTLAARVDGFHESTEGKVGYELKDEIERKFDKWQEPPPVKQVKPLPAPLDGQRKKRGGRRYRKMKERLGLTEIRKQANRMSFGEIEEDAYQEDLGFSLGHLGKSGSGRVRQTQVNEATKARISKTLQRTLQKQSVVYGGKSTIRDRSSGTASSVAFTPLQGLEIVNPQAAEKKVAEANQKYFSSMAEFLKVKGERSGLMST; via the exons ATGTCTCTGGCAGATGAGCTCTTGGCTGACCTTGAGGAGGCGgctgaagaggaggagggaggaagctatggggaggaagaagaagagccGGCGATTGAGGATGTACAGGAGGAAACACAGCTGGATCTTTCTGGGGATTCGGTCAAGAGCATTGCCAAACTATGGGACAGCAAGATG TTTGCGGAAATTATGATGAAGATTGAGGAGTACATCAGCAAGCAAGCCAAAGCTTCCGAAG TGATGGGCCCTGTGGAGGCGGCCCCTGAGTACCGGGTCATCGTGGACGCCAACAACCTGACCGTGGAGATAGAGAATGAGCTGA ACATCATCCATAAGTTCATCCGGGACAAATACTCGAAGCGATTCCCCGAACTGGAGTCCCTAGTCCCCAATGCGCTGGATTACATCCGCACCGTCAAG GAGCTGGGCAACAGCCTGGACAAGTGCAAGAACAACGAGAACCTGCAGCAGATCCTGACCAACGCCACCATCATGGTTGTCAGCGTCACTGCTTCCACCACCCAGGG GCAGCAGCTGTCAGAGGAGGAGCTGGAGCGGCTGGAGGAGGCCTGTGACATGGCATTGGAGCTGAACGCCTCCAAGCACCGCATCTACGAGTACGTGGAGTCCCGCATGTCCTTCATCGCGCCCAACCTCTCCATCATCATCGGCGCGTCCACTGCCGCCAAGATCATGG GGGTGGCTGGCGGCCTGACCAACCTCTCCAAGATGCCTGCCTGCAACATCATGCTGCTGGGGGCCCAGCGCAAGACGCTGTCCGGCTTCTCGTCGACCTCGGTGCTGCCGCACACCGGCTACATCTACCACAGCGACATCGTGCAGTCCCTGCCACCG GATCTCTGGCGGAAGGCAGCCCGGCTGGTGGCAGCCAAGTGCACGCTGGCAGCCCGTGTGGACGGCTTCCACGAGAGCACGGAGGGAAAG GTGGGCTATGAGCTGAAGGACGAGATCGAGCGCAAGTTTGACAAGTGGCAGGAGCCGCCGCCCGTGAAGCAGGTGAAGCCGCTGCCAGCGCCCCTGGATGGGCAGAGGAAGAAGCGAGGCGGCCGCAG GTACCGCAAGATGAAGGAGCGCCTGGGGCTGACGGAGATCCGGAAGCAAGCCAACCGTATGAGCTTTGGAGAG ATAGAAGAGGATGCCTACCAGGAGGACCTGGGCTTCAGCCTGGGCCACCTGGGCAAGTCGGGCAGCGGGCGCGTTCGGCAGACGCAGGTGAACGAGGCCACCAAAGCCAGGATCTCCAAGACATTACAG cGCACCCTGCAGAAGCAGAGCGTGGTGTATGGCGGCAAGTCCACCATCCGGGACCGCTCCTCGGGGACCGCCTCCAGCGTGGCCTTCACTCCTCTCCAG GGCCTGGAGATCGTGAACCCCCAAGCAGCAGAGAAGAAGGTGGCTGAGGCCAACCAGAAGTATTTCTCCAGCATGGCTGAGTTCCTCAAGGTCAAGGGCGAGAGGAGCGGCCTCATGTCCACCTGA